From a single Parambassis ranga chromosome 2, fParRan2.1, whole genome shotgun sequence genomic region:
- the renbp gene encoding N-acylglucosamine 2-epimerase has protein sequence MSVVKLEQCRERICAELDSVVDFWLKYSHDTVHGGFFTCIGRDGKVYDELKYVWLQGRQVWMYCRLYRTMDRFHKPEILEAAKAGGTFLRRFARVSSSSGQWKCAFCLTRDGKAVKVQRTIFSECFYIMAMDELSRVTDDKDMQLEAEQMMEQLIHWVRVDPSGLGRPQLPGDIPTNSMAVPMMLLCLVQQLTEGRGQEVAQKYSELGSWCVQQILQHIQRGGTAILENVSVDGAELLGCQGRLQNPGHALEAGWFLLRYSADWGDEEIRRTAIEKFVELPYQCGWDKQHSGLFYFLDVDGHCPTQLEWSMKLWWPHCEALIAFLMAYRYTKKPDLLETFLQVYEYTFSHFPDSKNSEWFGYLAQDGKVALDFKGGPFKGFFHVPRCLYMCELLLNDLLAKKD, from the exons ATGTCTGTAGTAAAGCTGGAGCAGTGTCGAGAGCGAATCTGTGCCGAACTGGACAGTGTAGTGGACTTCTGGCTCAAATACTCTCATGACACCGTACATGG AGGTTTCTTCACTTGTATTGGGAGGGATGGGAAAGTTTACGATGAGCTGAAATATGTCTGGCTGCAGGGCAGACAG gtGTGGATGTATTGCCGCCTGTATCGAACCATGGATCGCTTTCACAAGCCTGAAATCCTTGAAGCAGCTAAAGCTG GTGGTACATTCCTAAGAAGATTTGCTCGTGTGTCCAGCAGCAGTGGTCAGTGGAAATGTGCCTTCTGCTTAACAAGAGATGGTAAAGCAGTCAAAGTTCAGAGGACCATATTCAGCGAGTGTTTCTACATCATGGCCATGGATGAGCTGAGCAGGGTCACTGATGACAAGGATATGCAG TTGGAGGCTGAGCAGATGATGGAACAGCTGATCCACTGGGTTCGGGTGGACCCGTCAGGCCTGGGCCGGCCCCAGCTTCCTGGAGACATTCCCACAAACAGCATGGCAGTTCCCATGATGCTTTTGTGTCTGGTACAACAGCTAACTGAAGGGCGCGGCCAGGAGGTGGCTCAAAAATACAGTGAACTGGGAAGCTGGTGTGTACAGCAGATTCTACAACACATTCAg AGAGGTGGCACGGCTATTTTGGAGAATGTGTCTGTTGATGGAGCAGAGCTGCTGGGTTGCCAGGGCAGACTGCAGAACCCAG GCCATGCCCTGGAAGCAGGCTGGTTCCTGCTTCGGTACAGCGCAGACTGGGGGGATGAGGAAATCAGGAGGACAGCCATTGAGAAGTTTGTGGAGCTCCCTTATCAGTGTGGCTGGGATAAGCAGCACAGTGGCCTCTTCTATTTCTTGGATGTGGATGGGCACTGCCCTACACAG ctggAGTGGAGCATGAAGCTGTGGTGGCCTCACTGCGAGGCTCTCATCGCCTTCCTCATGGCCTACAGATACACGAAGAAGCCCGACCTGCTGGAGACATTCTTACAAGTCTATGAGTACACTTTTAGCCAT tttccCGATTCTAAGAACAGCGAGTGGTTTGGCTATTTGGCACAAGATGGAAAAGTAGCATTGGACTTTAAAGGAGGACCCTTTAAAG ggttcttCCATGTACCTCGCTGTCTTTACATGTGTGAGCTTCTTCTCAATGATCTGCTGGCAAAGAAGGACTGA